The following is a genomic window from Thermoanaerobacter uzonensis DSM 18761.
TTAATCTGTTTTACTATAACACTTTAGCCAAATTATATCAGATTAAAGCATAAAAATAAGCAGCCACTTGCGTGACTGCGACTTTTAAAACTAATTATTCCTCTTTTTTATCGTCTTTTTTCTCTAATTGGTCCATTCTTTCTTTTATATATTTTAATTGGTCTTCCAAATATTTTGCTTCGGCACTTAAAACATCTTTTTCATTTATATTGTAGCCAGGATATTGAGGATACCCATAACCATACCATCCTCTTGCCCAACCAGGAAGTCCTGTTAAATAGTACATATGTCTAAATCCTCTTCCTCTACCGAACCAACCGAAGCCTCTGCCAAATCCCCAGTATGCTCCTACAGGATTTAAATAACCAGGTACATTATATCCTGAACAATATCCTAAGCCTCTTCCTGTTCTTGGGCCTAAACCCATTGGACCTGTTCCATCTCCTCTTGGCATATCAATCCCTCCTCTTTTATTTTGGTCATATGACCATTACCTAGTTATATAATATCACTGTTATGGACTTATGTCAATAATATTTTACCCAAAAAAATATTTTTTATTGTTGAATTTTTAAATTCTTTTACTTTCAAAATCTTATCTATCTAAAACCCTTTTAAAATAATTTTACTGTTAATTTTTTTAAGTAAAAGACAGTAAAATATCCATTATAAAATTTTGTAAGATAATAAAAGTTAAAAGTTAAATGATATATGCACAGTATATTACTATATTATATGATATAATAAGGTTGGATAAGATTTATTAAATAGTATATTTGACTTTTAAGGTATAACTTTCGAAGAATAAATATGAGTTTTGAAAAACAAAAAGAAAAAGTAGAAAAAAGTTTCAGAAGGGATGAGAAATTATGCCTAAAATATCTGCTTTTGAAAAACATTTTGACAGATATGAAGAATGGTTTGAAAAAAATGAATACGCCTATCAATCGGAATTAGATGCTGTAAAATTGCTTATGCCGAAATTTGAAAAAGGGTTGGAAGTAGGAATCGGAACTGGAAAGTTTGCAGTACCTCTAGGTATAAAAAGCGGAATAGAACCTTCTTATCAAATGAGAAAAATTGCTTTAGAACGGGGTCTTAATGTGGTAGATGGAGTAGCAGAAAATCTTCCGTTTGAAGACAATTCTTTTGACCTTGTTTTAATGGTGACGACTGTATGTTTTGTAGACGATGTGCTAAAATCCTTCAAAGAATGTTTTAGAGTACTTAAAAATAGCGGTACGATTTTAATAGGCTTTGTAGATAGAGAGAGCACAATTGGCAAAATATATCAAGCAAATAAAGAAAAAAGTCTATTTTACAAAGAAGCAATGTTTTACTCTACAAGTGAAATAGTTGAATTGCTTTACAAAGCAGGATTTAAAAATTTCAATTTCTCACAGACCATTTTTAAAAAACTTGATGAAATAAAAGAAAAAGAACCTGTAAGATATGGCTTTGGCAAAGGCTCCTTCATAGTAATAAGCGCTAAAAAATGATATTTGAACTACACTTTTTAAAACAAAGCTTTTATTACGTTGTCTAAAAAATCCCCTTCTTTGGGTTGCGTATCCTCTTTTGATTCTATTTTTTCTACCAATGTACCTGATAAAACAATTTGCACATTTTGATTTCTATCCACAATTATTGAGATAGGTTCCAAAGCTCCACTAAGTATGCCTAAAATAACCATTATCTGTGAAGGAGTTAAGACTCCCTTCTTTTTTTCATCTCCTCCTTTTCCACCTGTATTATCTTTTTCACCATTTTCCCCATTCCCTTTATCACCATTCCCTCCATCTACATCAGGATGTTCTCCACCTTCTTCATCTTTATCCTCCTCCTTATTTTCTTTTTGGCCATTATCTTCGCTATTTTCCCTTAATCCTAGCTTTAATAGCAAATCTTTCAATTGGGATTCTAAATTATCCGATGAAAACATGTATTTTCTCCCCCTATAACTTTTATGTCATCTTATTGGCAGTGGAAAAATTATTATTGCTGGCTCTTCAGGTCTTGCATAACCCAAACCGAAATAGAGAATCAACGAAAGTACAATTACAAGCAAATAAGCATTTAATCCTTCTTTTTCTTCTTTCATATCGATCACTCTTTTCATAAAATTTTATATACTCATTTTTATATATGATTTTATAGTTTGTCTTGTGCTTGTACTGAATAATAAATATAGGCCTCCACATTAGTATGGAAGCCTTTGCTTGTTGGCAAAATCAGAAATTTATAAATAGGGTATATTCCATTTAAGCCAATATTTAGGCCATCACATAGAATTATACATTTAATTGAATAAAAAAGTCAAGAGAGGTCAAAATTACGTAGTCTCCCTCTCTATCAAAGTTACAGGCAAAATATTTTCTTTTTCCACCTTTTCACCATCTATTTGGCGTAACAAAAGTTCAATAGCTTTTCTTGCTATTTCTTTAATTGGTTGTCTTACGGTTGTTAAAGAGGGAACTACCAAATTAGCAACATTTATATCATCATAACCTACAATTTTCAAATCCTGAGGTATTTTTTTATTTAACTCTTTAGCCACACTTATTACAGAAGCAGCGATTAAGTCACTGCTGGCAAATATACCATCAATGTCTGGATGTTCTTTAAAAAGGCCTCTTACTATTTTTTTATATTCTTCTATTTCAAATCTATTTAACTTTGTTTCTACAACAAAATACTCAACATTCTCTTGTGTTGCTACCTCTTTAAACGCTTTATAACGGTTATTAGCCGGTGTATTCAAAATCAATGGTCCGCTTATGTGAGCGATTTTTTTACATCCCTTTTGTATCAAAAGTTTTGTAGCCAAAATTCCACCTTTATAATTGTCTGAAGCTACATAAGGTATATTGGAATAATATCTATCAATTGCCACTATAGGAAGTTTCACATTTAAATATTGCTCTGCTTCTAAGGTATGACTGCCAATAATTATACCATCAACTTGATGTCTTTTCAGCATATCTATATATCCTTTTTCTTTGCTACTATCTTGCCCAGAATTACACAGTAAAATCTTATAACCTTCTTGATAAGCATAATATTCTATATAACCGGTCAATTCTGCAAAAAAAGGATGTGATACATTGGGAATTAATAAACCTATTAAATAGGATTTTTTTCTGTATAAGGACCTTGCTAATTCGTTAGGCTGGTAATTTAATTCTTTCATCGCCTCATAGACTTTTTTTCTCGTTACCTCGCTTATATAACCTCTGTTATTTAAGACCCTTGATACAGTCGTAACAGTAACTCCTGCTTTTTTCGCTACGTCTTTTATAGTTGGCATGTCTATCACCTTCTATTACTACTTTTTATCTCCTCTTCTATTATACCTTTATCGTCATTACAATGAAAGTTTTCTTTGAGACAGTATGTGTATTAAAATCGCTTTTCTTTCGTTTAATTTAGCCTACAAAATTTTTATATGGACTAATGGCATATTTTACAACGATTTTACACCATGTACTAGTAAATATTTTACTTCTTCTAATGTTGGCATTGCCGGAATTGCTCCTCTTTTAGTTGTGCATAGTGCACCGGTAGCATTAGCAAAGTCAATAATTTTTTCGAGTTCTTGAGCTTCCAATTTCTCTAGGGAATAATCCATTTTTGATATATTATAAAGAACTGCTCCTAAAAAAGCATCTCCAGCTCCTGTTGTATCTACCACATTTACACGATATGCAGGTATATGTCCTGTGCCCGATGTATGTCTATAATAGCAACCTTTTGCTCCTAAAGTTACTAAAACTAGTTTTATCCCCATATCAAATAATGTTTTACTGCCATATTCCAAGTTTGATTCTCCAGTTAGAAATTGTAGTTCGTCTTCAGATAATTTCACTATATCTGCATATTGTAATCCCAAAACCATTTCTTTTTTCGCAACAGTTTCATTTTCCCATAAAGGTGGTCTCCAATTTGGGTCATATGAAATAATTTTTTTATTTTGTTTTGCATATTCAATAGCTTTTAATGTGGCACTTTTTGAGGGTTCATCTGTCATAGATAAAGACCCAAAATGAAATATTTTTCCTTTTTCTATTAAATCCAGTTCAATATCCTCTTCTTCCAACATTGTGTCAGCTCCCGGATTTCGATAAAAAGTAAAGCTTCTGTCTCCTTTGTCATCAAGATGTACAAAAGCAAGAGTTGTATTTGCTTTTGTAGCAAATTTTAAACCGTCAGTATTAATTTGATTATTTTCAAGCACTTTTTTTAAAAAATATCCAAATTGGTCATCACCTACTTTACCTATAAAAGCACCTTTTCCTCCTAATTTTGTAACAGCAGTTAACACATTTGCAGGTGCTCCCCCAGGATTCATTTCAAATAGTGTATTTCCATTATCAGAAAACCCTGCAGGAGTAAAATCAATCAGCAACTCACCTAAAGCTATAACATCATACATTATAATCACCCCACACAGATTTTATTTTACACTGTGGTAACGCTAACTTTAAATTTATCAATAAATTTAATCTACAACAATATCCCATTTATTTAAATAATTAATTTTGCATTCCCCTTTGGAATATACAGATATATTTACCGAATTTTTGCTAGGATATATCCTTCCACTCATTACTTTTTCCCCATCATTAATAAATATCTCAACCGAACTTACATCTACAAATACTCTGAGTTTAAGTTTATTATTTTTTAAAGCTACATTTATTTTCCTTTCTCCTTTAGGCCCTATACCTGATTTATTGCGGTCAAATATAAATAATGATTCATCTCTTTTATATGATAAAATAGTTTCTTCATTGTCTCCTTTTCTTATTTTTAAACCAAATTCCTCTGCTTTACCCCCCTCAAACTCAACTTCAAGTTCATAACAGTCACCATATGTGTCTAAGTTTTTTTCTCCATCTATCTTTAAGTTTATAAGCTTATAATGATTTTTTCTGTAGTTTTCTATTTCTTTAATCGGCCTAAAATATAATTTACCATTAACCATTAAAATTTCCCTTGGTAATATCATGGCTCCAGCCCAATTATGGCCTCTTTCTTGTGTTGGCATAACTTCCCCCCACATATCCATCCATGCAACTATAAGCCTTCTTCCCAATTTATCACTAGTAGTTTGTGGAGCATAAAAGTCAAATCCATTGTCAATCTGTTGATAATCATCAATATCAAACTTAAATATCCCTTTGTTTATGTCTAAATCTCCAATAAAATATATAGATGAGTGAGTACTATTAAAATCATTCCCTCTAGTCTTTATATGTTCTGCAGATACCATTAGTACATACTTACCTTGTAATTCAAATAAATCGGGACATTCCCAATTGTAACCTGTGTTTTCATTCCCTCTCGCAAGTATATTTACAAAATCCCAATCTTTTAAATTTGTTGATTTATACAATAATACCTGCCCGTGTTCATTTCCATCATTTGAACCCAACATCATGTAATAATATTGTCCGTTTTTAAAAACTTTAGGATCTCTAAAATCCTTTTTACTTGCTTCTTCTGGAATTTGTTTTTCCCCAATTACAGGATTTTTACTGTATTTTATGAAATTAATGCCATCTTTCGAGTAAGCCAAATTTTGCACCTGCTTATAATCTTTACTCTTATCAGGTCCTGTATATATGTGTCCAGTATACAGTAAACATAACATATCGTCTTTTTCAATGGCACTACCTGAAAAACACCCATCTTTGTCAAAATCATCTCCCGGCACTAACGCTATTGGAAGATAAGACCATTTAACCAAATCCTTACTAATCGCATGCCCCCAATGCATTGGACCCCAAACTGCTTCATAAGGGTTGTGCTGATAAAACAAATGGTAATTACCTTTGTAATATATAAATCCATTAGGGTCATTAATCCAACCATATTCACCCATTAGATGGTATTTCAATCTATACTGTAAATTTAATCTACTCTTATTTGCTTGAATATACTTATTTGCATCATTTATATTTTTAAGTTCCAATTCTACTACCTCCAGACCTTTATTTTATTGAACCCTTTAAAACGCCTTCTATAATCTGCTTTTGCATTAGTAAATATGCAATTATTACAGGAATTGTAGCTAACATAAGAGCTGCCATAGCAGGCCCATATTCAATCGTGTAAGTTCCATAAAAATAGAAAACAGAAAGCGGTAAAGTTCTCTGCTCTGGCGCCATGAGTACTAAATATGGCAATAGAAAGTCATTCCATATCCACAAAATATCCAATATAGCTATTGTTGTTGTTACTGGCTTCAAAAGCGGAAAAACAATTTTAAAGAAAGTCTGAAGCTGGCTGCACCCATCAATAGTAGCAGCCTCTTCTAATTCCAATGGTATACTCTTTATAAAACCGTGATACATAAATACGGCCAAAGATGCACCAAAACCTACATACATATAAATCAATGCCCATTTGCTATTCATCATGCCGATAGAACCATATATTTTTACAAGGGGTATCATTATCCCTTGGAAAGGAATAATCATAGATGCCACCATAAAAAAGAACATAAACTGATTAAATTTCCACTTTTTTCTTACAAAAATATAAGCAGTCATTGATGACAGCAATGTAATCAAAAATACACTAAAAGCAGTTATAATCAAAGAATTCAAAAAAGCATGTAGATAATTCATTTTTGTAAAAGCATCAATATAATTGCTTAAATTCAGCACCGACGGAAGCTTGAGTGGGTTTTCTAGGATTTCCTTTCTCTCTTTAAAGGAATTAATTAAAACTATAAAAAATGGAAATATATAAAGTACCAAAAAAATACTTAAAGCAAAAAATTTTATTCCACCAAGTAGGCGATTTTTCTTTTCCATCAATTTTCCACCTCCAGCTTTTTGCTAAAATACACCTGAAGCAACGTGACAGCCGCTACCACAAAAAAGAGAAAAAACGCCTCTGCTTGACCAATACCATACTGCTGACTTAAAAAAGCAGTGTTATATATGTGAAGTGATATGAGTTCGGTGCTTTTATATGGTCCTCCATTTGTCAAAGCCAAGTTTATATCGTAAACCATAAACCCTCTTTGTAAAGTCAAAAAAACACTTATAGTAAAAGAAGGCACCATTAATGGAAGTATCACGTTTTTTAATCTTTGATAAGTATTTGCTCCGTCTATACTTGCTGCTTCTAACAAATCTCTCGGTATATTCATAAAACCTGAAATATATATCACCATCATATAACCAGTATACTGCCAGACTGTAACAATCACCAAAGCCCAAAAAGCTTTGTCAGGATCTGACAACCAAGAGCCTGACAAAATTGGTATATTATACGATTTTCCTAAATATACTAAAATGTTTGAAAAAATAAATTGCCATATAAAGCCTAACAATATTCCGCCTATCAAATTGGGAGTAAAAAAACCTGCTCTAAAGAAATTTTGGCCTTTTGCGCCACTCGTTAACATATAAGCCAAGAAAAAAGCTATGATATTAATTAATATTACTGTGAAAAATACATATTTTAATGTCAATAAAAAAGATGTCCAAAATATTTTATCTTTAAATACTTGTAAATAATTTGAAAAACCTACAAAAGCATGTGTAGCAGAAATACCATTCCAATCAGTAAAAGTTAAATATATTCCATATAAAAACGGTAATATTATTACTGTGAGAAAAGCAAAGGTAGTAGGTCCTGCAAATATCAAGTACGTTTTGAGTTTAGCCAACAAAGTTTTTTCTTGTTCCACACCCATATCCTCCTTCACTTTTATATTGAATAACGGATAGGCAATAACATTCTATCCGTTATTCAATCAAATCTTACGTATTATTGAACATTTTTCCAATAATTTTCTATTTCATTAATCAAGCCTTTTCTGTCAATTTTTCCTGCCAAATACTTTTGCATTGAAGCTCCTAACTTTGACCAGTGGTCAGGCGGCAATGTAGTCATAAACTCTAAAGTATTACCACTCTTAACATACTGCAGAATAGATTTAGCAAGGGGATCTTGCGGTTGTAAAGTTATATTTTTAAATGCAGGTATAATGTTAAGTTTGTTCACAAGCATATCTTGACCTGTAGAGCTGTATACCAACCAATCTAAAAATTTCTTAGCTGCACCTTGCTGCTCAGCACTATTTTGTGTTTTATCTATGCCGATAAATTTTGTTACACCTACAGGTATACCTGAATTACCATAGTCATCTTGGCTATTGCTGATTGGTACAGGTATAAAGCCGTATTGTCCATTTGCAGTATCAAATTCTTTTATCTGTGGCCATGCCCAATTTCCCATAAACCAAAATCCAACTTCACCTTTACCAATAAGCTCTGGTCCTCTATCATAAGTCGGAGATAATGGATCATTTTTATCTATGTTATGCTTTTTCATCATGTCAAAAGTATCCATTAAGCCATTAAACACTTTATTATTTGCTAAATCAACTTTTCCCGCTTTTAAGTCTGATAAAAATTGAGCTACTTGAGCAGGATCTTTAGATTGATCCGCATACGTTATTGAAAGGAAATGGGCGCCTAAAGACCAATCCATTGGAGAAATTTCTAGTGCTTTAGCACCTGTTGCTTCTACTTTTTTAAATGCTTCTTCTAAAGCATCTCTCGTCTTTATAGAACTCGGATCAAAGTTTCCACCATAAGCCTTGTCCAATACAGCCTTGTTGTAAATAAGTCCATATCCTTCAACAGCAAATGGGAACGCTATAACCTTTCCATCCACTGTAGCTGCATTTAAAGCACCATCTATTGCATCTGAAACCCATTTTTCACTGCTTAAATCTAAGAATTTATCTTTGAATTTTGCTATATCACCTGGATCTAACATTGCCATTGTTGGTGCATTACCAGATGCATACATGGATGTAACCTTTTCAAAAGGTGACTGACCGGCTGCTGCAGGAATGACTTCTACAGTAATATTCGGATTTTCTTTTGTAAAAGCTTTAGCTGCATCTTCTAATTGAGCCTGAATTTCCCCTTTAGAATTTAGCAAAGTAATTTTTACACTCTTTGTTGCCGTGGCAGTACTATTACTTTCTCCATTATTGCTGCTTTTTGTACCACAGCCTGCCATGAGCGAAAAAACCAATGCAAACGTCAACATAATGGATAAAATTTTTCTCTTCATGACAATCCCCTTTCTTTAAATTTTTTGATTACTCTTATTATACTTGATTAATTTTTATGTGTCAACCGTTTGACATAAATTTTTTGATAAAATGTCAACCGTTTATAATGCGGTTGACATTTTTGAAACTTATTAATATTATAATAGATTGTATCTTGCTATTTTATTAATTTGTTCAATCAATCCTTCTACCTTCTCCTTTTGGGAAGATTCAAATCGTGACTTAAAAACATTAGAGCCAGATACATTAATAGATAAATTTAAAAACCCAGTTTCTTCCTCATCAATGTACGCATTTAAAATCTTATGTATAGGAATATAAATCCATATACCACCATATTTTACATCTTTTATAGACTTTGCATTTTCTTCTTGTAATATTATTAATTCTTTATTTGTAAATATAATCATATGAGAAGTGGATTTTATTCTTGTAAAAAATTTTAGGTATGGTACTATGATTTTGTTTCACAATTTACATCTCCTTATTTACCACTTTTGTTTTAATCTTCTCCAAAGAATTTTTAATGATATTTTTTGTTAAAACTGAGAATTTATCTTTGTTTTCTAAAAGAAAACTGTGAGACTCTTCTCCACCAATCTCTCCAAGAGCCCAAACAATAATCTGTTCAATATATGGGTCCTTTTTACCCCCATTATTGCGTAAATGTTCTATCAATACTTTTTCTGCTTTTTTTATTTTAAGTTCTCCAATTATTTTTGCTGCCATATAAGCGACATTATAATCCGGATGATTTATGGCTTTTATAAGTT
Proteins encoded in this region:
- a CDS encoding DUF5320 domain-containing protein; translation: MPRGDGTGPMGLGPRTGRGLGYCSGYNVPGYLNPVGAYWGFGRGFGWFGRGRGFRHMYYLTGLPGWARGWYGYGYPQYPGYNINEKDVLSAEAKYLEDQLKYIKERMDQLEKKDDKKEE
- a CDS encoding carbohydrate ABC transporter permease, which produces MEKKNRLLGGIKFFALSIFLVLYIFPFFIVLINSFKERKEILENPLKLPSVLNLSNYIDAFTKMNYLHAFLNSLIITAFSVFLITLLSSMTAYIFVRKKWKFNQFMFFFMVASMIIPFQGIMIPLVKIYGSIGMMNSKWALIYMYVGFGASLAVFMYHGFIKSIPLELEEAATIDGCSQLQTFFKIVFPLLKPVTTTIAILDILWIWNDFLLPYLVLMAPEQRTLPLSVFYFYGTYTIEYGPAMAALMLATIPVIIAYLLMQKQIIEGVLKGSIK
- a CDS encoding carbohydrate kinase family protein, which gives rise to MYDVIALGELLIDFTPAGFSDNGNTLFEMNPGGAPANVLTAVTKLGGKGAFIGKVGDDQFGYFLKKVLENNQINTDGLKFATKANTTLAFVHLDDKGDRSFTFYRNPGADTMLEEEDIELDLIEKGKIFHFGSLSMTDEPSKSATLKAIEYAKQNKKIISYDPNWRPPLWENETVAKKEMVLGLQYADIVKLSEDELQFLTGESNLEYGSKTLFDMGIKLVLVTLGAKGCYYRHTSGTGHIPAYRVNVVDTTGAGDAFLGAVLYNISKMDYSLEKLEAQELEKIIDFANATGALCTTKRGAIPAMPTLEEVKYLLVHGVKSL
- a CDS encoding class I SAM-dependent methyltransferase — its product is MPKISAFEKHFDRYEEWFEKNEYAYQSELDAVKLLMPKFEKGLEVGIGTGKFAVPLGIKSGIEPSYQMRKIALERGLNVVDGVAENLPFEDNSFDLVLMVTTVCFVDDVLKSFKECFRVLKNSGTILIGFVDRESTIGKIYQANKEKSLFYKEAMFYSTSEIVELLYKAGFKNFNFSQTIFKKLDEIKEKEPVRYGFGKGSFIVISAKK
- a CDS encoding LacI family DNA-binding transcriptional regulator, encoding MPTIKDVAKKAGVTVTTVSRVLNNRGYISEVTRKKVYEAMKELNYQPNELARSLYRKKSYLIGLLIPNVSHPFFAELTGYIEYYAYQEGYKILLCNSGQDSSKEKGYIDMLKRHQVDGIIIGSHTLEAEQYLNVKLPIVAIDRYYSNIPYVASDNYKGGILATKLLIQKGCKKIAHISGPLILNTPANNRYKAFKEVATQENVEYFVVETKLNRFEIEEYKKIVRGLFKEHPDIDGIFASSDLIAASVISVAKELNKKIPQDLKIVGYDDINVANLVVPSLTTVRQPIKEIARKAIELLLRQIDGEKVEKENILPVTLIERETT
- a CDS encoding HEAT repeat domain-containing protein; translated protein: MMRYICPVCFKIAEIGEEKCSNCGYDFKNISDDDYSEKLIKAINHPDYNVAYMAAKIIGELKIKKAEKVLIEHLRNNGGKKDPYIEQIIVWALGEIGGEESHSFLLENKDKFSVLTKNIIKNSLEKIKTKVVNKEM
- a CDS encoding carbohydrate ABC transporter permease; the encoded protein is MEQEKTLLAKLKTYLIFAGPTTFAFLTVIILPFLYGIYLTFTDWNGISATHAFVGFSNYLQVFKDKIFWTSFLLTLKYVFFTVILINIIAFFLAYMLTSGAKGQNFFRAGFFTPNLIGGILLGFIWQFIFSNILVYLGKSYNIPILSGSWLSDPDKAFWALVIVTVWQYTGYMMVIYISGFMNIPRDLLEAASIDGANTYQRLKNVILPLMVPSFTISVFLTLQRGFMVYDINLALTNGGPYKSTELISLHIYNTAFLSQQYGIGQAEAFFLFFVVAAVTLLQVYFSKKLEVEN
- a CDS encoding ABC transporter substrate-binding protein → MKRKILSIMLTFALVFSLMAGCGTKSSNNGESNSTATATKSVKITLLNSKGEIQAQLEDAAKAFTKENPNITVEVIPAAAGQSPFEKVTSMYASGNAPTMAMLDPGDIAKFKDKFLDLSSEKWVSDAIDGALNAATVDGKVIAFPFAVEGYGLIYNKAVLDKAYGGNFDPSSIKTRDALEEAFKKVEATGAKALEISPMDWSLGAHFLSITYADQSKDPAQVAQFLSDLKAGKVDLANNKVFNGLMDTFDMMKKHNIDKNDPLSPTYDRGPELIGKGEVGFWFMGNWAWPQIKEFDTANGQYGFIPVPISNSQDDYGNSGIPVGVTKFIGIDKTQNSAEQQGAAKKFLDWLVYSSTGQDMLVNKLNIIPAFKNITLQPQDPLAKSILQYVKSGNTLEFMTTLPPDHWSKLGASMQKYLAGKIDRKGLINEIENYWKNVQ
- a CDS encoding glycoside hydrolase family 32 protein, which translates into the protein MELKNINDANKYIQANKSRLNLQYRLKYHLMGEYGWINDPNGFIYYKGNYHLFYQHNPYEAVWGPMHWGHAISKDLVKWSYLPIALVPGDDFDKDGCFSGSAIEKDDMLCLLYTGHIYTGPDKSKDYKQVQNLAYSKDGINFIKYSKNPVIGEKQIPEEASKKDFRDPKVFKNGQYYYMMLGSNDGNEHGQVLLYKSTNLKDWDFVNILARGNENTGYNWECPDLFELQGKYVLMVSAEHIKTRGNDFNSTHSSIYFIGDLDINKGIFKFDIDDYQQIDNGFDFYAPQTTSDKLGRRLIVAWMDMWGEVMPTQERGHNWAGAMILPREILMVNGKLYFRPIKEIENYRKNHYKLINLKIDGEKNLDTYGDCYELEVEFEGGKAEEFGLKIRKGDNEETILSYKRDESLFIFDRNKSGIGPKGERKINVALKNNKLKLRVFVDVSSVEIFINDGEKVMSGRIYPSKNSVNISVYSKGECKINYLNKWDIVVD